Proteins from a single region of Pungitius pungitius chromosome 4, fPunPun2.1, whole genome shotgun sequence:
- the zgc:123258 gene encoding signal peptide peptidase-like 2A isoform X1 — translation MERAVRLIILSVVFYVSQINCQEAILHISNERTNREYCIVYNQSWTPLSQTFDKATQYPLVNMTSTVLCNTSGVIPAVVKGKALVVMRGDCDFSQKAQVAQSLGATTLLIASKTLLITPSANDSEYAKVNIPLALMRYRDFIEAQQVFSEGMQVKLYAPTYPKIDVSLVVMLLIAMVTVTLGGFWSGACERDRMNGDGDGGESKADPKELFLYSPLKVVIFVALMCGMLVLMYYFYNVMVYFIIVIFCLASASALFSCIDAVMEILSCPSGSFSIKSCNFSVRSLILAAVCICIAVVWGVYRNEERWIWILQDLLGVAFCLNFMKTVSLSNFKICVILLSLLLLYDVFFVFITPFFTKNGVSIMVQVALGPEASGEKTQGNMVEVPAEPQAPSEKLPVVMRVPRFSAWAQNLCGMQFSILGYGDIIIPGLLVAYCSRFDVWVNSSKKVYFISCCIAYLLGMIVTFAVMLLSGMGQPALLYLVPFTLIASAVVAGCRGEMRQFWAGTTYMVRRPVLDSSREPLLPGLLSSNPDLTLTSLSPFYSAAAFLRAFFCPLLFFFWGHSSP, via the exons ATGGAAAGAGCAGTCAGACTCATCATTTTGTCGGTCGTTTTCTACGTATCGCAG ATAAACTGCCAGGAGGCAATCTTGCACATTTCCAATGAAAGAACAAATAGGGAGTACTGTATTGTCTACAATCAATCCTGGACTCCACTGTCACAAACCTTTGATAAGGCT ACGCAGTATCCACTGGTGAATATGACATCCACTGTGCTGTGTAACACCTCGGGGGTCATTCCAGCTGTGGTGAAGGGCAAAGCATTGGTGGTGATGAGGGGCGACTGTGATTTCAGCCAGAAAGCTCAGGTTGCTCAGAGCCTCGGAGCTACTACTTTGCTCATTGCCAGCAAGACACTTTTG ATCACTCCATCAGCCAATGACTCGGAGTATGCAAAGGTCAATATTCCTCTGGCTCTCATGAGGTACAGGGATTTCATTGAAGCGCAGCAG GTGTTTAGTGAAGGGATGCAGGTGAAGCTATATGCTCCAACTTACCCAAAGATCGATGTAAGCCTTGTAGTCATGCTACTGATTGCCATGGTCACGGTCACCCTGGGCGGCTTCTGGAGCGGGGCGTGTGAGAG AGACCGAATGAATGGCGATGGAGATGGGGGAGAGAGCAAAGCAGACCCCAAAGAGCTTTTCCTGTACTCTCCTCTTAAAGTTGTCATCTTTGTCGCGCTGATGTGTGGGATGCTTGTCCTCATGTACTACTTCTACAATGTCATGG ttTACTTCATCATTGTCATATTCTGCCTGGCGTCTGCCTCTGCACTGTTCAGCTGTATTGATGCAGTGATGGAAATACTTAGTTGCCCCTCTGGGAG cTTCTCCATTAAAAGTTGCAACTTCAGTGTGAGGTCGCTCATACTGGCCGCCGTATGTATTTGCATTGCTGTGGTCTGGGGAGTGTACAGGAATGAAGAGAG aTGGATCTGGATCTTGCAGGACTTACTTGGCGTTGCTTTCTGCCTAAACTTCATGAAGACCGTTTCGCTTTCCAACTTCAAG ATCTGTGTGATTCTGCTGAGCCTCCTGCTGTTGTATGATGTCTTCTTCGTTTTCATTACTCCTTTCTTCACCAAG AACGGAGTGAGCATTATGGTGCAGGTCGCCCTGGGCCCGGAGGCATCAGGAGAGAAG ACGCAAGGTAACATGGTGGAGGTCCCGGCTGAACCCCAAGCTCCCTCAGAGAAA cTGCCAGTGGTCATGCGTGTGCCTCGGTTCTCAGCTTGGGCTCAGAACCTGTGTGGAATGCAGTTCTCCATTCTGGGTTATGGAGATATCATTATTCCAG GTCTCCTGGTGGCCTACTGCAGCAGATTTGATGTTTGGGTCAACAGCAGCAAGAAGGTCTACTTTATCTCCTGCTGCATAG CCTATCTGCTGGGAATGATTGTGACATTCGCCGTGATGCTGCTGTCCGGGATGGGCCAGCCCGCACTGCTCTACCTGGTGCCCTTCACCCTGATCGCCTCCGCTGTGGTGGCCGGGTGCAGGGGAGAGATGAGGCAGTTCTGGGCGGGAACCACCTATATGGTGAGAAGACCG GTTTTGGACTCGTCAAGGGAACCTTTGCTGCCAGGTTTGCTTTCCTCCAATCCAGACCTCACCCTTACATCTCTCTCCCCTTTTTATAGTGCTGCAGCCTTTCTTAGGGCCTTCTTTTGCccactcttgttttttttttgggggcatTCTAGCCCCTAA